The window ggaaagaaggggTAAAACATATTTGTTCTATCCAATCAGGAAAGCATGTCAAGCATGTtttttggtttcaaaactgaTTTTTGTTCATGTGTACAGAAGACGGCGTGGACAACAAGAGGAAGAGCCAGAAGAAGACTTGACCAAAGATATGGAGGACCCTACCCCTGTTCCAAACATGGAGGAGGTTATACTGCCCAAGAATGGTAAACCATCCAAAGATTATAACTCTTAACCCACTAAAAAAGTATTGTATGAGTAAATATTCTCATTGAAGTGTTCAAATGTGTTACAATTCTTCTCCAAgttggttttacttttttaattctGTCTGTGTAGTCAACCTGAAGAAAGACAGTGAGAATACCCCCGTCAAAGGAGGGATCATGGCCGACCTGGGTAAGCTTGCATGTGAGATGgtaaatatttataaatgaatcTAGATTTTGTTAATGGTaagtttttgattttgttcagtctaaaacatttaatatgcaGTTGTCTTGATTTGTCTGTATGAAGATTGATTTTCATTGTgattcactgcttttctttcagATGAGCAAGAGGATGATTTTCCAGGAAGGGTAAATAGGATGTCATTTTCTTTAATCAAACGCTTTCTAATTGCAGGAGGGTTGGGTAGTCAATTCAATTAGTGATATTCAATTAGTGTTTTGGTTTCCGTCACATTAAAGTCTAATTAAATGTAATCTCTGTGTACAGGAGGAcgaggaggggagaggagagataCCTCGCCTATCAGAGGGAGAGGACAGTATCACAGAACAGACCCATCATATTATAATACCAAGCTACACATCATGGTTCAATTACAACTggtaaacaaacacatggagACACACTGAGTCTAAACCTTTACTAGTACACACCAAACATTACTTGGTATAACTACAGCCCCCCAcccaaagaaaaatattttgtccaTGTTTTCCAGCATTCATTCAATTGAAAAACGTGCACTGCCTGAGTTCTTCAATGGAAAGAATAAGTCCAAATCTCCAGAAATGTGAGTACTGTAGATATTCAGACATGATTGTTAATAGAAATGATAGCGAATGCCCTACCAACAGCGTGCTCTTCAATGTACAATGCAGCTATCTGGCATACCGCAACTTCATGATCGACACATACCGGCTCAACCCCCAGGAGTACCTCAGTTCAACATCCTGCAGACGCAACCTCACTGGGGACGTGTGTGCTCTCATGAGGTATGActgagtgtgtgggtgtttgaTACCGCACAGTGTCTGCCACATCTGCTAATTTAGGTGTAGTATGTGGGCGTTCAGTTATGTGAATGTGTTAACAAATCTGTTAATGCTGGGAAGGAACAAAGAGTATGTGCTGTCATTATGGGGCCTGTAGTTTCattataatttttaaatattacaggACAGATGATGATTTGtcagcatttttacatttgtcatcTGTGAAGGCAACTTCTAGCAGATACACagattaatgaataaaaacagcaatattCTTTTGGTCCAGGGTTCATGCGTTTTTGGAGCAGTGGGGTTTGATTAACTACCAAGTGGATGCGGAGAGCAGACCCCTCCCAATGGGACCCCCACCCACCCCTCATTTCAATGTACTGGCTGACACACCATCTGGGCTGGCCCCCTTACAGCACAAGCCCTTGCAGGTAACACATACCTGTACCATACATGTGGAGCATGTGACACAGGCAGAACGGAAGCGTTATTTTATAAATGTGATCGTACTGTGCTGCTCGGTCTCACTCTTGTAGGTGTCAGCCTCGCAGCACATGTTGTATTTCCCagaaaagagcagagagaaaccTTCAGACTGCCAGAACTTTGGTCTCCGCACTGACATCTACACCAAGAAACACCCTAAGGTCTCACACAGCTACAGCACAAATATACTGAAAATGACGTTTGACCAAAATCTGCAGATTGCAATTTCTACATATGTATTCAAACATATGTGTATGTTACTAGTCCCTCTTTAAATGTGTCTGAAATTAGgtgtaaaaatattattactGCTGTATTTAAATTAATCTCCTGACTGCTTTCTCAGACTAAGGGAGCAAGTGCAGGAAGGGAATGGACAGAACAAGAGACTCTATTGTTATTGGAGGTAAGGCAGGCACTTAGGTTTTTAGGTTTCTGCTCTAAATGATTCATTGCTTAtcaaaaaaacaggtttatcAGAATAAGCCCTGATATTTTGAAACTTGTTCTCAGCTTTGCCTTTCCACTTTATCCATCCTCTATGTCTCCCTCAGGCCTTAGAAGTTTACAGAGATGACTGGAACAAAGTATCAGAGCATGTGGGCTCCAGGACGCAGGACGACTGCATCCTCCACTTCCTTCGTCTGCCAATAGAAGACCCTTACCTGGAAGATTCCTCAGCCTCCCTAGGCCCACTGGCGTACCAGCCTGTGCCTTTCAGCCAATCGGAGAACCCTGTTATGAGCACTGTGGCCTTCTTGGCATCTGTGGTAGACCCACGGGTGGCGTCAGCTGCAGCTAAGGCTGCTCTGGGTGAGGAGTGTTTGTTTGTACTCAAGGTTATGGTAGTGTTCAGAAATGATCTACTAATATActatgatatacagtatgtgtgtagtGACAtatcatcttttttttcagaGGAATTTTCCCGAGTACAAGAGGACTCAGTGGATAAGTTCTCTGAAACATCAAACCAGCTCGAAAAAACAGGCAAGACAGTTATTCTTACACATTCAGTTACAATATagaatctgtttttctgtgctgtctagaataatgttttattgtcttcCACTGACCTTTGACCAGCAGAATCAACGGATGCAGAAAAAATGGAGACAAACTCCACCTCCCATCAGGTAATGCCACAACAAGAGATTGGAGAGAGTTTAGTTGCATCTGCAGGTGGCTTTCATagcttactgtgtgtgtgtgtgtgtgtgtgtgtacatttggaTCTGTTTCAGGTCCTTGTGAGGGCAGATGGCCTAAAGGTGGAACCCAGTGGGGCAAAAGTGGAGGGAGAACGAGTCAAAAGAGAGAATACTGAAAATATCCttgcagaggagagagatggtATGTAAATATTGTACGTGTATGGGCATGAATTGTaaaatgcatgtatgtatatattaaaatgtttaaaaatgctatttatatttatttatatatcatcCAGGAAGAGGAGATGACGACGAGAGCGTGGGGCGGAGGGAGGGAGATGGGGATGAAGGGAGAAGAGTAATAGAGCAGGATCTGGTGGAGGGCAGTGTTACCATGGCAGCCGCAGCTGCTCTGGCCTCTGCTGCAACAAAGGCCAAGGTAAATCCCGCCCTCCCACTTCAAAACGGACCAATCACCTGAAGATCAAGTGGAGAAATGGTTGTCATTTTAAatagaggcttttttttttccagttatgTCACAGGTCTCCtagcaacaaaaacagcaccatCTTGGGGACCACTTTAAGATGTGTACAGTTACGTTTAAGGCACAGAATATATGTGCAGTATATCTGCCAGGTTAGAGACTGAGCTGTTGGTTTACTGCTTTTAGTAAAGAGTCCAGGAGGAAGACCCACCATTAACCatacacttttactttttttttttctttttcttcatttttgacAGATTAAACAAGATATACATTTATTAATAAGTGAGCTGACTTATTCCAGTCTTAGTGCTTAGCCAAGATAACTGGCTGCTAGATGTAGCCTAACGTGGTAATATTGTAGATCTTCTCAGCTAACTCTTGGCAACAGAGCAAATAAGTGTGTTCTATATTAAAGGGCTGGCACTTATGTTGTATGGAAGTAGATCAGTTATGTGTAAGATTTAtctttgtcttgtgtgtgtcaAAGAGCCGTTTCCACTCACAGTCATGGCTAGTGACTGAGATTAAGATCAGAACAATACTATAAACCTTTGGCTGTGTGGCCGTTTTAGTTGTTTTCTATCACGATCTATCGTCATTATTGATGCAGAGCTAGTTGGTACGGATTGATCTggtgtttttcttccattctaTCTCtcaatttgttttctctctccctttgtgACACACTCTTTCACAGCCGGTTTATTATTATACCCTGCTCCACTTCTCTGCTTTCTAGCTTTTCTCGTctttgttggtgttttctgcGTTATCTGTActtccattattattattattttcttcttttcttcttttttttttttttttttttgaagccCTTTCTTCAcgtttaaatgacatttttattcccTTCCTGTATATGCAGCACTTGGCAGCAGTGGAAGAGAGGAAGATAAAGTCCCTGGTGGCTCTGCTGGTTGAAACCCAAATGAAGAAGCTGGAGATCAAGCTGAGACACTTTGAGGAGCTGGAGACGATCATGGACCGTGAGAAAGAGGCTGTGAGTGAACATGATGTCGGCTATAGTCCAAACCAGGGACAATGAAACCTAGTATCACTGTATGATTTAAACCCTTAAACATCTTGCTCATTTGTGTCCCTCTTGAGCGAAATTCCTAAAATGTAAATTGTCAGAAAACTCTTTTAATTGCAAATCTTTTGGTGTGTCTTTATTGCAGGGTTTATGCGCAGAGGCATCAGTCACATGACCAGCTTATATCAGTaacactgtctctgtgtgtgcgtgtgtgtgtgtgtcatgcagCTTGAGCAGCAGCGCCAACAGCTATTATCAGAGAGACAAACTTTCCACACCGAGCAGCTGAAGCAGGCAGAGATGAAAGTGCgccagcagagggagcagcAGGGGCAGCCAGGATACACAATGCAGCATTCAGGTGTGGCtgctcacacatacagaaaatgaAACCTCCTCAATATGACACATAAATCAGACACAGTTtaacagaaagtaaaaaatTCTTATCTGTTAAATCATTCTGTTCCTTCCCTCCCTTACGTTTTAGTACTTCCTTCTCCTTCAGGGCAGTCTATGCCCAACCGGATGATGCCCGCTGGTGGAAACGCCCAGACAATAGCCCCTCGACACCCTGGGGCCCCCAATGGCATGTGTGAGTATTCTTTACTGTTGTCATAGTTTTCAAATGGTGGAGCGATGACACTAACCTCTTTGGTTACTGTCTCAGACCCATCCTCACAGCCTGATGGGGTAACACCAGCCCAGCCAGGTCCTCCAACGTCCAGTCACAGCTGAACTAACCACAACAGATGCCCAGCACATCATCTTCAACAAGGATgcacaaatataataatatcataGTGGCATAAATCTTTAGGAACAACTGCTTAACATTGAATTCTGTAACTCTTCAGTAGTCACACATTTATTGGCTGAAAGATACAcaagcacataaacacagttgATGTGTATTCGGTCAACGGCTCAGTCCGTCTTAAATCTGTGAAATATTAGTGCTCTGATGTCAGAGTTGAGGAATCAGCAAGATAAACTCGGCtcattaaaattgttttgtatGAAAGTAGTCCAGCTGGTTTGTTGTGGTATGTGTCTTTGTTGACTTGAAAGCATGTGGGATCATATATAATCTACTTCCAGTAAAGGATGAATCTTTGTTTTACATTCCCAGTGCCCAGCAGTTActtcactttaaaatgacagCTGCTCATTTCCTCATACACTGAAAATACTTGAATCAAATGCACTAAATCAAGATTAAAGTCAGTATCCTtgatttaatttatgttttcagtgtgcAGATTAGTTTGTCTAAAGTAATACACCTCAAAACAAActgatgcatttatttttttatttgtaatcaTGTTCATATCAGCTATAAGGATCCTTTCAATATGTTTCCAGGTTTTTTAAAGGCAGATTACATACATGATATGGTTCTGTGACGCATTGTATTGGTCTGATTAAACAATGGAGTCgaaaattatttgaaaaaatgCAGGTACAGTATGTTAACAGACATGATCATGCCTGGGTATTAGATTTTCTTAACTGGTTCACAATTCTTGACAGGCACAGAACTATACAAGTATAAAAGCATTCAGTTCACAAGCCAACCTAGTTTCTATTTTGAACACATTAGTGATATTCAGTGTGACCACTCAATGATCATCTTGGTGATATACTTGACAAAAAAGTCATTAGTTAAAGGTAAGTTTTAGAAAAGACTCAAAGATTACTGTATGTCCTTATAGTCAGACATTGCCCTTAGATCCAGAGCAGAAATCAACAAGGAAACAAAAGTGTAAGCAGTGTGAATACGTGAGTCAGCATATCAGTTGTTGGGGTGTGGGCTTTACAGGTTGGAATTATTAAATTTGCTGCtttgatgtaaaataaaaacttcattTTCAGGAAAATGACAACACTGATAAAAAGCTGTGAGGACCTGAATTCCACAGggcagaaacaaatattttagaCTGACAGTTGAGATTATATAATTTATACACAAAAATGCATTGTGTCAAAAGAGTTAAGTGATTGGCCGTACTCACAGCTAGACTGGAGCAATCATTTTTCAGCAATTGTTACTTGGCTCCAGCAAGTTGATTTATGTGCTTTGTCTGTCTTTCCTTGTCAAGAGATCATACTGAATCCTCCCAATTACAGTATCTTATTAGTCATTCAGTGGAAGTTGTCCCATAAAACCTTTTACATTTACTCAAGACTAAAGTCCACTTCCTGAGTTGTAATATCAGGATCAGGGTGTGTCATGCAGAAACAAGAGTGATTAATAACAATTAAATGTTGCATATTGAAACTATCCTTGAAACTAAATATTATCACAAAAGTTCACAAGTTCTTTGTATTTAGGCAGAATGGTGCCAGTATAGGCAGTATAGCTTTGATtctgttttcaaaatgtgtGAAAGCAAAAATCAGTACAGGCTATAAATCAAGTGCGCATAAAGTATTAACATTTCCTTTAAAGCAACAGATGATCTGTAATATGTGttatttcaaattttaatgGGCATAGATGTTGAAGTTATTTGCATATGAATTGGTCATTTCTTCTACTTTTGGAAGATTCttcctgaaagaaacaaaacaaagatacTTGAGGGCTAGGGAGCTCACATTTAAATGTACATAAATCACACCATAGAAGTTATGAATCACTTACCAGTTTTAGAGATCAGTACTCCTGCAACAACTACAGCTGCTATTACAGCGACAGAAGGGGTTGATATTATCAAACCTTTAGCCACTAAGCAGAGGCCTGCAACACTCAGCCTCAGATAATTCCTgataaacaaaggaaaaacagcatCGCATTGTTAACTCAGGAGAAGGATGAGAAACTTTTAcatatacaaaacatttttaaatgaaagtttgtACCTCATATGAAAATGGCATTGTTTGTGAACAGCCAATATACTGGTACTTTGTACAATAACTGGTATGTAttgacaattttatttatataaaataatatttatttatataattttaatgCTTCATGTAAATGAGTAATGAATGAACTGTATGATAAGAAAGATAATTCAAGGTAAATTACTTACGCAGAAAGAGTCATCCTTGATATCTCTTAGCAGCAGTATTCCTGGAACAGCTAATGTTAGGTTTCTGTTTCATATCATTTATACTTTGTCCTTCATCAGAGGCTGTGGCCTCACTCTTAAGGTGGACTGCAGTGTGTTATGTGAGGATCCTCCAAAAAGtaattgaaaaatgtaaatgaatagATCAAGTGCCCTTTTCCAGGTATCAAAACATGTTGCCTCTCAGGATAGCTTTATATTTATGAAGAGACAGTGAGTTTTACAGTAGCCCTATATCTGAACACCCAGACGTAttcaacaaagacaaatatCAATTCTTTCTGTGCAACACATATTTTAATACACAATCAATATAGGCTTACTATTTTAATACATATAATACTTATATTCCTGTAGCAATTATATAATTTGCCCTTATTACTGGGTAGGGATCACAGTATGACACACTGAGAAAACACTATTCCattgcagtttttgtttcagttttattcaaTGTAAAATGCTAAGCTAATTGCTAAAGCTTAATTAGTTGTGAATGTTTCCCCAGGCAACAATACAGTCTAATCATATCTCTAAagcaataaatcaaacggtaTTCTACATTATAACTTTttgtggtttattatggctGGGATAATCTCTATTAGTGAGCACCTTCAGGCCAATGTTAGTAAATAGTTGTGCGCTTGATTATATATTTGTACAACAGTACAAAGTTGCCGTTCTGAAGCATGTTTTCCTCAGTGCAATTTTTTCCCCTCATTCTTATCCTTATATACATTCCCAGCACTTgagggttttattttatttatttattttctgggTTGCATTGAAAACCTGTGTCCTGTGTTCTGGTTCATCTATAAAAGTATGTTTGTGCACGATCCTCTATTTACACAGGTAATGACACAGGGTGTGTCAATTGTTTAATTACCTTCACCATAACAGAATGAGAGGATGCCCTCTTATCATGGTCTCACACAGTCAGTCTTATACTGAGTTGCACACAGTAAGCTTCGGCTGAATTTATAGTGTGTAAATTGAAAtgtcacacactgacatttaaaaatctgtagGTTTTTCACTTGTCTGCTCCACAAACCTGCAGCGGCTTGTATCATACAAACCGTCTGATAgttctccacacagaaaggccccagtcAGCTGCGGGATGGAGACCAGaacatttttgctgtgaggcaacagtggtaaccacTGCCTCACCGTGCCACCATCAAAACAGCATGCAAAACTAATTACATCACAGGTTTACATAACTCACATTATGAAGCTGCTTACGCTCAGAGCTACAGGGCTACgagaagatttttttaaatgtacagtgACAACATATAATTATCTTAAAactcaaaagtaaaaataaataatatatccAGTAGAAAACTCTAAGATAGTTCCCAGCCTTATTTGATTGAGGCTAAACCACCAGTTGCATTATACTTTATATCAGTGAGCTCTGAGCAAAGAGTGATTTTCCTCCCTTTCGgtttgttttaacatttaaaggCCTGTAAATGTGGCAActcacaataaaaaacaaaatatcaaagcCAAATGATGGGACACATTATAGGCtatttctgttttcaacatGTGGAAAAGGAAGGTGGAGTGTAATAAAAGACTGGGCTTATTGAAGAGGTGAGCTTGCAGATTCTGGTACATTGAACAAAGCACACACTCTTACCTGCCATAGGCTTTAATAAGCTGCCTCCAAACCTCCCTGGAGTGGATGCTGCAGCATtgatcacacactcacaggcacacacagctTATGCACTGGAGGGGACTTGGACATCCTGTCCACCCCTCACTGTTCAACACAGGAACACAGGATGGAAAACCGACATGGTCTGagcaaaaaacacatgcacgcacCAAGCTTGGCGTCAACTTAGGTGTTCTAGTTCTTCATTCTGGTTCTCAGTGAGATCCATCTGTTCATCCTGCACAAGAAAATACTTCTTTTTGTTCCCCACACTCCCTATGAAAAGTCAGATACTAGAATTAATTCAATCAAAGTGTGTGAGCTGAAAGATATGATGTACGCTCTTGTGTGTATTTATCATGG of the Mastacembelus armatus chromosome 11, fMasArm1.2, whole genome shotgun sequence genome contains:
- the smarcc1b gene encoding SWI/SNF complex subunit SMARCC1b isoform X1; amino-acid sequence: MATMSGGANLGIPGTSQGSSGTAAHRKKDSSPSARFWESPDTLAQLEVVRQWIGKHYKKVVLVDAPSCQTLAAVTLQLLQFQEEAFGRQATSPALTKVPAQCFMDLRPGGGLCHILGTAYKFKADQGWRRFDLQNPSRIERNVEMYGTIERALIQNNCMSLPVVYLDPTLDQELTSRLTGIITKHQGALTEDRLLASHHIYPSPPATEEDEWMRPVMRKEKHVLVHWGMHPDSYDSWLSSSDVEGEVEEPPLPERPWKVHAGWILDTDVFNEWMNEEDYCVDERNMPIIFRQRIHLRDDQDSKSTPSKKRRRSPSPPSSEGRKKGKKGRRRGQQEEEPEEDLTKDMEDPTPVPNMEEVILPKNVNLKKDSENTPVKGGIMADLDEQEDDFPGREDEEGRGEIPRLSEGEDSITEQTHHIIIPSYTSWFNYNCIHSIEKRALPEFFNGKNKSKSPEIYLAYRNFMIDTYRLNPQEYLSSTSCRRNLTGDVCALMRVHAFLEQWGLINYQVDAESRPLPMGPPPTPHFNVLADTPSGLAPLQHKPLQVSASQHMLYFPEKSREKPSDCQNFGLRTDIYTKKHPKTKGASAGREWTEQETLLLLEALEVYRDDWNKVSEHVGSRTQDDCILHFLRLPIEDPYLEDSSASLGPLAYQPVPFSQSENPVMSTVAFLASVVDPRVASAAAKAALEEFSRVQEDSVDKFSETSNQLEKTAESTDAEKMETNSTSHQVLVRADGLKVEPSGAKVEGERVKRENTENILAEERDGRGDDDESVGRREGDGDEGRRVIEQDLVEGSVTMAAAAALASAATKAKHLAAVEERKIKSLVALLVETQMKKLEIKLRHFEELETIMDREKEALEQQRQQLLSERQTFHTEQLKQAEMKVRQQREQQGQPGYTMQHSVLPSPSGQSMPNRMMPAGGNAQTIAPRHPGAPNGMYPSSQPDGVTPAQPGPPTSSHS
- the smarcc1b gene encoding SWI/SNF complex subunit SMARCC1b isoform X2, with the translated sequence MATMSGGANLGIPGTSQGSSGTAAHRKKDSSPSARFWESPDTLAQLEVVRQWIGKHYKKVVLVDAPSCQTLAAVTLQLLQFQEEAFGRQATSPALTKVPAQCFMDLRPGGGLCHILGTAYKFKADQGWRRFDLQNPSRIERNVEMYGTIERALIQNNCMSLPVVYLDPTLDQELTSRLTGIITKHQGALTEDRLLASHHIYPSPPATEEDEWMRPVMRKEKHVLVHWGMHPDSYDSWLSSSDVEGEVEEPPLPERPWKVHAGWILDTDVFNEWMNEEDYCVDERNMPIIFRQRIHLRDDQDSKSTPSKKRRRSPSPPSSEGRKKGKKGRRRGQQEEEPEEDLTKDMEDPTPVPNMEEVILPKNVNLKKDSENTPVKGGIMADLDEQEDDFPGREDEEGRGEIPRLSEGEDSITEQTHHIIIPSYTSWFNYNCIHSIEKRALPEFFNGKNKSKSPEIYLAYRNFMIDTYRLNPQEYLSSTSCRRNLTGDVCALMRVHAFLEQWGLINYQVDAESRPLPMGPPPTPHFNVLADTPSGLAPLQHKPLQVSASQHMLYFPEKSREKPSDCQNFGLRTDIYTKKHPKTKGASAGREWTEQETLLLLEALEVYRDDWNKVSEHVGSRTQDDCILHFLRLPIEDPYLEDSSASLGPLAYQPVPFSQSENPVMSTVAFLASVVDPRVASAAAKAALEEFSRVQEDSVDKFSETSNQLEKTESTDAEKMETNSTSHQVLVRADGLKVEPSGAKVEGERVKRENTENILAEERDGRGDDDESVGRREGDGDEGRRVIEQDLVEGSVTMAAAAALASAATKAKHLAAVEERKIKSLVALLVETQMKKLEIKLRHFEELETIMDREKEALEQQRQQLLSERQTFHTEQLKQAEMKVRQQREQQGQPGYTMQHSVLPSPSGQSMPNRMMPAGGNAQTIAPRHPGAPNGMYPSSQPDGVTPAQPGPPTSSHS